Proteins encoded by one window of Taeniopygia guttata chromosome 1A, bTaeGut7.mat, whole genome shotgun sequence:
- the NUP50 gene encoding nuclear pore complex protein Nup50 has translation MAKRIAEKELTDRNWDQEDEAEEVGTFSVASEEVLKNRAIKKAKRRNVGSESESGGAFKGFKGFVLPSGKGGGGFSGFGSSAGIKPLEGLSNGSSSVSSTPPFSSLKSTSETQSAFGAPVSNGPSAAVFAEKKAVSPTANGGSQPCSSGAVRGSGSYHRQLAALNCSVRDWIVKHVNSNPLCDLSPIFRDYERYLASIEQQHGGSTDSSPENESGKTPGPQAAPVFGSSKLQQGSTFLFNNKTEDTPDKKPEASSEKRDPLLGATSAVSFNFGKSVDSSVLCSIGSGTLNSFSFSPGNSGLFGKDANQAKSVTAASTSLSEAQTDSGNSDDKGGEEEEEEPPKVIVNEIKEDDAFYSKKCKLFYKKDNEFKEKGVGTLHLKPAGNEKTQLLVRADTNLGNILLNVLIPPKMPCTRTGKNNVLIVCVPNPPIDEKNPAVPVTMLIRVKTSEDADELHKILLEKKEA, from the exons ATGGCAAAGAGAATTGCTGAAAAGGAACTGACTGACCGAAACTGGGACCAGGAGGATGAAGCTGAAGAG GTGGGAACATTCTCTGTGGCAAGTGAAGAGGTCCTGAAGAACAGAGCTATTAAAAAAGCAAAGCGCCGAAATGTTGGGTCAGAG tctGAAAGTGGAGGAGCTTTTAAAGGGTTTAAAGGCTTTGTATTACCttctgggaaaggaggaggTGGCTTCAGTGGATTCGGGAGTAGTGCAGGAATAAAACCTTTGGAAGGGCTGTCTAATGGAAGCAGTAGTGTCTCTAGTACTCCTCCTTTCAGCAGTTTGAAGAGCACCTCTGAAACACAATCAGCATTTG GAGCCCCAGTGTCAAATGGTCCCAGCGCTGCCGTGTTTGCCGAGAAGAAGGCCGTCAGCCCGACAGCCAACGGcggcagccagccctgctcgTCCGGCGCGGTGCGCGGCTCTGGCTCCTACCACAGACAGCTGGCTGCCCTCAACTGCTCCGTGCGCGACTGGATCGTGAAGCACGTGAACTCCAACCCCCTGTGCGACCTCAGCCCCATCTTCAGGGACTACGAGCGCTACCTGGCCAGCATCGAGCAGCAGCACGGcggcagcactgacagcagccCCGAGAACGAAAGCGGCAAGACCCCTGGCCCGCAGGCTGCTCCTGTGTTTGGGAGTTCAAAGCTCCAGCAAGGCTCCACCTTTTTGTTTAACAACAAAACTGAGGATACTCCAGACAAAAAACCCGAAGCTTCGTCAGAAAAAAGAGACCCGTTGTTAGGAGCTACGTCAGCTGTCTCATTTAATTTTGGCAAGAGTGTTGACAGTTCTGTTTTGTGTTCCATTGGTTCAGGAACACTTAATagtttctcattttctcctgggaattcaGGTTTGTTTGGAAAAGATGCAAACCAGGCCAAATCTGTCACTGCAGCATCCACCAGTTTATCGGAAGCTCAGACAGACAGTGGCAATAGTGATGACAAAG gaggagaagaggaagaagaagagccaCCAAAAGTCATTgttaatgaaataaaagaagATGATGCTTTCTACTCGAAGAA gtGCAAGCTGTTCTACAAAAAGGATaatgaatttaaagaaaaaggtgTAGGAACATTACAtttaaaaccagcaggaaatgaaaaaacTCAACTCTTAGTACGAGCAGATACCAATTTGG GAAATATACTGTTGAATGTTCTAATTCCACCTAAGATGCCATGTACAAGAACCGGAAAAAACAATGTTCTTATAGTTTGTGTTCCTAACCCACCGATCGATGAGAAGAATCCAGCTGTTCCTGTCACTATGCTAATAAGAGTGAAAACAAGTGAGGATGCAGATGAGTTGCACAAAATCTTACTGGAGAAAAAGGAGGCATAA